GATATGGAAACGGCTGGAAGCGTCCTCTTTCGACGGGCCGGAGCAACGGGTATCGACTGGCTCGTAATCGCCGTCATCGCGGTCGCGTTCCCCGTGGTTCTCGTCGCGACCGACAGTGCATATCCGCTCGGCAGTGACGCACTTCTGGGAGGCCTCATTCTGCTCTGGTGTCTCCTGTCGCCGCCGGCGTACTTTGTCGTCGGTGAAGCGAAGTACGGGCAGACCCTCGGGAAGTCACTTCTCGATCTGACCGTGGTCCGGATCGACGGCTCACCGAGTACGCCGGGTGACGCGATTATCCGGACGGTGTTGCACCCCCTCGATTTCCTCCCGATCGGCTATGTCCTCGGCGCGATCGTTGTCGCCACGACTGACCACGGACAGCGACTCGGCGACCTCGTTGCTGGAACGACCGTGGTGAAAACCGAAAAAGTACCCGAGGCCTCGACAGTCGACGACGAGAACCGGAGTCCGAACCCCGGTGTTCCCAGAGTGGACGCTGACGATTCGGTTCGACCCCGGACGACCGACCGGTGATTGATTGTTCCGGCCGTGCAGCGACTTCCACCCCTGAAGCGACGACCGCTGGCCGACCAACTCCGTCTCATCACCGGATTTTGTCCGGCGTGGGTCGCGTGATTACATTTATAATTTCGATCATGGGTCCGTCTTAACCGAACAGTCCGTTCAGGTTCGGCAACTCTCGTTGTCCTACTCCAACTCTACATGGGCAATCGCAGTTGTTCTACACCAAACAAAATTGTTTTAGGGCCGGGCTCTGTTCCAACGGATGATGCCACCCATCGCGCTTCCACACGATGCGAAGGCCGGACCGACCAAGTCGGAGGTCCGCGCCGTCGTCCGCTCGAAGCTCGCGCTCGAGCCGGACGACCACTTCGCGGAGGTCGGCTCCTGTACCGGAGCCATCACGATCGAGGCCGCACAGCGGGCCGGACGGGTGACCGCTCTCGAGCGGAAACCCGAGCGACTCGAGACGACGGAGCGGAACCTCGCCGCGAACGAGGAGTCGGTACGGGCCGACGTCGAACTGCGAAACGCGGAAGCACCCGAGGGGCTGCCCGACGACGCCGACGCGCTCTTCCTGGGCGGAAGCCGGAACTTCGAGGCGGTACTCGATCACGCCGTCGAGACCGAAATCGACCGCGTGATCATGAACGTCTCGCGGCTCGAGGTCGCCGGGAAGGCGACGGAGGCCTTCCGCGAGCGGGACTTGCTCGAGGAGGTCGTCCAGTTCCAGGTGAGCCACGGCTACGAGCTCGCCGGGGCGACGAGTTTCAACTCGGACAACCCGGTGTACATGCTGGTCGGGAGCGCGACGCCCGACGAGGAGACTGCGGAAGACGACGGCGAGCGA
This portion of the Natrinema salinisoli genome encodes:
- the cbiT gene encoding precorrin-6Y C5,15-methyltransferase (decarboxylating) subunit CbiT, which produces MPPIALPHDAKAGPTKSEVRAVVRSKLALEPDDHFAEVGSCTGAITIEAAQRAGRVTALERKPERLETTERNLAANEESVRADVELRNAEAPEGLPDDADALFLGGSRNFEAVLDHAVETEIDRVIMNVSRLEVAGKATEAFRERDLLEEVVQFQVSHGYELAGATSFNSDNPVYMLVGSATPDEETAEDDGERVAADGGSAAQ